One region of Salvelinus namaycush isolate Seneca chromosome 3, SaNama_1.0, whole genome shotgun sequence genomic DNA includes:
- the LOC120031506 gene encoding calpain small subunit 1-like: MFLAKRLIGGILDVVSNIDPAVFVPSDPPAPRRPLAYAEQNESDEERQFRKVFQQLAGDDMEVSPTELMNILNRIISKHGDLKTDGFSIESCRSMVAVMDCDSTGKLGFHEFKHLWNNIKKWQCVYKTYDTDGSGVIGADELPNAFRAAGFPLNDQLFQMIIRRYSDENGNMDFDNCIGCLVRLDAMCRAFKTLDKDNNGTIKVNVQEWLQLTMYS; encoded by the exons CAATATTGATCCAGCTGTGTTTGTGCCCTCTGACCCA CCCGCACCACGAAGGCCACTTGCGTACGCAGAGCAGAATGAGAGTGACGAGGAAAGACAGTTTCGCAAAGTCTTCCAGCAGTTGGCTGGAGAT GACATGGAGGTGAGCCCAACTGAATTGATGAACATCTTGAACAGAATTATTTCCAAAC ATGGTGACCTGAAGACAGACGGGTTTAGCATTGAGTCCTGCAGGAGCATGGTTGCAGTCATGGAT TGTGACAGTACTGGGAAGCTCGGATTCCATGAGTTCAAACACCTCTGGAACAATATCAAGAAATGGCAG TGTGTGTATAAGACTTATGACACTGATGGCTCTGGGGTTATTGGTGCAGATGAGCTTCCCAATGCTTTCAGGGCGGCAG GCTTTCCCCTCAAtgatcagctgttccagatgatcATTCGCAGATACAGCGATGAGAACGGGAACATGGACTTTGACAACTGCATTGGCTGCCTTGTGAGATTGGACGCTATGTGCC GTGCCTTCAAAACCTTAGACAAGGATAACAATGGAACTATCAAGGTCAACGTTCAAGAG tgGCTCCAGTTGACAATGTACTCCTAA